A window of Acidobacteriota bacterium contains these coding sequences:
- the lpxD gene encoding UDP-3-O-(3-hydroxymyristoyl)glucosamine N-acyltransferase — translation MKLGDLARQLDCELRGPSEIEIDGLAGIEEATASQLTFVSNPKYYSKIPSTRAGAIVVSRDAPDTGTPTLLSDNPYLAFARAIPLFYRPPSVTQGIHPTAIIAETAELGENHSIGAHVVIGDGVRLGRNAVIYPNVVIYPHTRIGDDFVAHSNAVVREHCRLGDRVILQNGAVIGGDGFGFAPRADGSYFKMVQSGVVILDDDVEVGANACVDRGTVGETRIGKGTKIDNLVQIGHGSTLGSHNILASQTGLAGTTTIGNHVTLAGQVGVAGHLKIGDRVVATAQTGIGRDVAPGSVVSGSPEMETTLWKRNYILMHRFPELVKTVKRLQKELVELRKSLIGR, via the coding sequence ATGAAGCTTGGAGACCTCGCCCGGCAACTGGATTGTGAGCTCCGGGGACCGTCCGAAATCGAGATCGACGGCCTGGCGGGTATCGAGGAAGCGACGGCGAGTCAACTCACCTTCGTGTCCAATCCCAAGTACTACTCCAAGATCCCGTCGACCCGCGCGGGAGCCATCGTGGTGTCGCGCGACGCGCCCGATACGGGGACTCCGACCCTGCTCAGCGACAATCCCTACCTGGCGTTCGCCCGCGCCATTCCCCTCTTCTACCGGCCGCCTTCCGTCACCCAAGGAATCCATCCTACGGCCATCATCGCCGAGACCGCCGAACTGGGAGAAAACCACTCCATAGGAGCTCACGTCGTCATCGGCGACGGGGTCCGATTGGGCCGCAACGCCGTGATCTACCCCAACGTGGTGATCTATCCCCACACCCGCATCGGCGACGATTTCGTAGCCCATTCCAACGCCGTGGTCCGTGAGCACTGCCGCCTTGGCGACCGGGTCATCCTCCAGAACGGCGCCGTCATCGGAGGCGACGGCTTCGGCTTCGCGCCCCGCGCCGACGGCAGCTATTTCAAGATGGTGCAGTCGGGGGTGGTGATTCTGGATGACGACGTGGAGGTGGGCGCCAACGCCTGCGTCGACCGGGGCACCGTCGGCGAGACCCGGATCGGGAAAGGGACGAAGATCGACAATCTGGTCCAGATCGGACACGGTTCGACCCTGGGCTCCCACAACATCCTGGCCTCCCAGACGGGACTCGCCGGCACTACCACCATCGGGAACCACGTGACCCTGGCGGGTCAGGTGGGCGTGGCCGGCCATCTGAAGATCGGCGACCGGGTCGTGGCGACGGCGCAGACCGGCATCGGGCGCGACGTTGCTCCGGGAAGCGTCGTCTCCGGGTCACCTGAGATGGAAACCACCCTCTGGAAACGGAACTACATCCTGA